The Triticum aestivum cultivar Chinese Spring chromosome 5A, IWGSC CS RefSeq v2.1, whole genome shotgun sequence genomic sequence TCTGTACACCCAACTTCTTCTGTCCAGGCATGCGGCTCCAGTCCAGGTAGCTAGAGCTTATCGGCGATCCTGCCAAGAGCATCGGCGAGCCTGCCGAGCACCACGGCGAGGCTGTTGGCCTGCTCTCTCCTCTCCTCGCGGTCGCGCTCCGAGTTCATGTTCTGCGCCTCCAGCTGCGCCGTCATGATCTGGCTGTTCCGCTCTAGGATCTCCAGCAGCTTGTCTGCTATGCCTTCTGCTCTGGGCTCACTGTCGTTGCCGGTTCGCTGTCTCTTCTGCCCGCTCTGCTGCAGAGTCGGTGAGCCTCCTGTCTTGGTGCTGCCTTGATGCCCTCCTTGCCTGTCTTTTGTTGTGCCTTGCTGTGCGCTCTGTTGCCTTGATGCCTCCGAATTCTCGGAAATCGGCAAGGCGATGACCGCCGGCGGTGGTGCCGGCGTCGCCTCTGGCGTCTCAGCATCTTCCTCCTCCGAGAAGAGGACCTCCTCCCCGGCGGGCCGGCCACTGTCAAACACGGTCtccactgccactgccactgccacctccttccccttccctctctcctcttcctcctcccccgtctcctcatcatcatcctcctccatGCGCACCACCCCTACTTCCTCCACGGCGGCACCACCACCGGAGCTGCTGCCGGCGACGACCCCCCGACCTCGACCTTCGAGTATGCCGTACACCTCGCGGTCGAAGAAGCCAGGGAGCCGGCGCTCCCGCCTCGCGTCGTTGCGCATGGCCCAGAACGAGGGCTCCCGCGCGCCGGCGGCCGCCCGCTCCCACTCCTTTATCTTCTTCCAGTCCCCAGCGAGGTTGCTCCACCGCTTCCGGCACTGCACGGCCCCCCTCTCCACGCCATGCCGCCGGCAGTACTCCGCGACGGCGGCCCACTTgggctccagcgccgccgccgccccctccccggttgccccggccgccgccgccgccgccaggcgccCCCTCCCGCCGCGCACGCCGCCGCGGACTTCAACCATGCGCTTGCCCTCGATGAGCACCAGTATCTCCTGCCGCGTCCAGCGGGGCAGCCTCGGGGCGCGCACCGACGGGTtgggcgccgccgcggccgccgcaccGGCGGGGTCGCCGGCGCTGGACATGAGGGGAACGGAGTGGGGAACGCGTGATTTGGTGGGCGCAAGTTTCTTTTAGGGATTGTGGGCGGAAGTCGATTTGACGGCGTTGAAGCGGGTGgtgttttttctttttccttttgagCGAATGAGCGAATGAAGCGGGTGGTGTAAAAGGGTCACGTGGGCCGGACCGGCTGTAAAAGGGCCTGACATGGCACGGCCCGTGTCGGCCCTTTCATAAAGAAAGAAGTATAGTTTTCACCCTCAAATCCTGTCCAATGTCTCCGTAACCCCCCAAAGTCGATTTTGGTCTGATTTAGACCCCAAAAATGTCAATACCGGTTTAATCTCCCCCTGAGTGGTTTAGTGTCACATCAAGAGTGGTTTTGCATCTGATTTTGCGATTAGGCACTGATTTGTCACTGACGTGGCGTGCTTATATGGCAGCTGGTCGCTGAAATAAGTGGGCGTTCGTCTTCGTCATGTTTCGCCTTCCTAGTGCAGACAGGAAACCGGAAAGGCCGCAGCGCCGCCATCCACACCTACTGCAATtgcgtccccgtcgtcgccggcggcggccacCGTCTCTCTCACTTGACGTCACCTTAGCATGGGATAGAGGAAGCGCGCGGTCTGTCGTATTCCGCGGTTAGGGCTACGCTGCCCTCAATCGTCGCGAGTCCATCTTTGTCAGAATCAAGCGATGGCTTCAGGTATGCTTACCGTAGTAATGTTCGTGTTAAGGACGAGGCTTGATTGCATCATGTGTTCGTGATAGCTCTGTTGTTTTGATATTAAAATGGGCTAATTTGCAGATGGCCGGCCTGTTAATTTCAGAAATAAAGTAGATGAATTTGCATTGTGCTTGTACTGATGATTGTCTTATAGAAACAGAACGTGCAGATGACTGGCCTGTTAATTTCAGAAATAAAGTAGATGAATTTGCATTGTGCTTGTAGTGATGATTGTTTTATAGAAACAGAACGTGACGTTTTTGACCGAATTTGACTGCTGAAGAGTGTTAACTCTGAATTTTGACTGTTGTTTTAGTATACAGTATAAATACTCTGAATTTTGACAGCATTTGTACAGAACTTTTACTGTAATTTTAGTACTGCAGTATAACTAGTCTGAATTTGGACTGAATTCAGAGTAGTTTTAGTAGTTTTGAGTACAGTTTTGACTGCAGTTTCAATAGTGCAGTTGCATTTGACTACAGTTTTAGTAGTTTTGACTGTATTTTCAGTAGTTTTAGTAGTTTTGACTGCAGCTTCAAGTTTTGTACATGTCATTTATCTTCATGTACGTGTACACATGCTTGGTGTCATGgttgtatatttttattttcttggtGCCATCTATTGTAACGTGATGTACTTTCGGGGTTTATCCCCGCTATTCTGGGAATATAATGAGGGTTTTAGTTTACCCAATTAAACTAGTGTATTTGGACAGAATATGGACTGAATTATGATTGCATTTGTTTACTCTGTAAGTATAACTGAGAAGAAATTTCATTCATTTTGCAGCTCGTTTGGATCTGCGAGATCCACTTGATTACTTGTTGACCAGATATCATTAAGCCGGCTCATTTGAGAGGAAAAATGGACAGGTTGACTACTCAGGAGAACTAGAGGCAGAGGTGTTTATGCTCAGTTATGAAGAATTGTGTGCTTACGCTGAggaattttttttctgaaaaattcaATCTTCTGAACATCCTACAGACATTTTCTTATAAATTCTCAGCATGAAGCACTACTCATGTGAATTACAACAGGCACTACTCACGTCTAAATCTTGCTAATTTTATCTGCAAGTCTTCTACTACTTAAGGACCTAATTCTACTACTGCTGCGCAGGGCCGTCTTCAGAAATTCGGGGCCCCGGTGCGAAAAGCAAAATGGGGCCCtaacatttgaaaaaaaatcataacatATAACTCAAGCATAATCACTTAATTATACAATTTATAATTATGTTATTTAGTAGTACAATCTTTAGAAAATTCTCAACTAGCAATGCAAATTCTTACAACAAATTTATCAAGAGCACCCCTTTGAGATTGATCATCTTCTTCTAATTACTGTTTCTTCTTACGCTTTAAGGCACAAAATCATACTTTCTTCTAAAACTAGAATGCAAGATTGTTTCTGTTTATGaaccaaacaaaaaaatattaatgCATTTGAACTGGTAAACTCATATGAATTATAGGCTTGTGACTTGAACAGTAAGAATCAGATAGaaccttgattttggtcttggaccATAGGACGAGCAACTATTGAAAATCTTGAATCTATGACAATTTCTGAACTTCAACAACTAGAAAACAATTGTTCCAAAACATATTAGTGAAATCTTAATACAACTTGACAGTTTGtatcaaaattagaaaaaaaaaggaGCTTAGGGCACCGGTTGGCCTTCTGTTCGGCGGCACCGTGGCAGTGTTGGCCGGCTCGGCGGCGGCCGGTGCTCGCAAGTCCGGTTCAGTTTCGCTTCCGCCTGTCTCCTGGCTGCAAAGCGATCGCCGCGGAGCCACTGAAGCGAAAAGATCGATCACAGAGATGAGATGGAAAGCGAAGCCATTACGGAATAGGGAACGGCGGAACTCATGGAACGTACATACACATCCTGCGCTGGCTGCCGTTTCGTATCGCTCGGATCGATCCACCCAGCATATGGCTCGAGGCCTTGAGCGGACCAGGCCCAAGTAGACTAAAATGACAGAGAGGCAACATTGGGCCAAAAACTGAAATTTTTCACACCATGCATACACGTATATGGACCCAAAATGGGGGCCCCTTGATTTTGGGGGCCCCTCAACGGCCCTGCTGCTGCGTGCTTGAATTGCATCTCATTCACAAACAACCTCATGCCCATCTCTAGTCAACTACCTTCGCCACGCAAGCTTCAGCCTAGAGCGAGATTCTTCAATTACATATTCTCTTTTTTCAGACGATTCAGCAACGTAATGCCACGATTCACCAACAGTCCACACCCTGAAATTGCATTGCAATCAGCTAACAATGGACTTTTCCAAGAAAATAGGCTCacacaagaacaacaagaacacacCTTTGATATCCTGGTACCTCCTCCCTGGATTCAACAGGCTTCAGG encodes the following:
- the LOC123105431 gene encoding trihelix transcription factor ASR3: MSSAGDPAGAAAAAAPNPSVRAPRLPRWTRQEILVLIEGKRMVEVRGGVRGGRGRLAAAAAAGATGEGAAAALEPKWAAVAEYCRRHGVERGAVQCRKRWSNLAGDWKKIKEWERAAAGAREPSFWAMRNDARRERRLPGFFDREVYGILEGRGRGVVAGSSSGGGAAVEEVGVVRMEEDDDEETGEEEEERGKGKEVAVAVAVETVFDSGRPAGEEVLFSEEEDAETPEATPAPPPAVIALPISENSEASRQQSAQQGTTKDRQGGHQGSTKTGGSPTLQQSGQKRQRTGNDSEPRAEGIADKLLEILERNSQIMTAQLEAQNMNSERDREERREQANSLAVVLGRLADALGRIADKL